The following proteins are co-located in the Xiphophorus maculatus strain JP 163 A chromosome 24, X_maculatus-5.0-male, whole genome shotgun sequence genome:
- the LOC102232663 gene encoding hemopexin-like gives MEPVITRTLILLVLVTISTAAPLQDAAVEDGGTSPAAPDRCGGVEFDAIAPNEKGNTLFFKGDHVWNGFTGPAQLSSLHFKELSGPINAAFRMHNTENPNDHDHIYLFQDDKVYSYFNQTLEEGYPKQIQEDFPGVPTHLDAAVECPKGECMADSVLFFKGQDVHVYDIATKAVKTKTWSHLPSCTSAFRWLEHYYCFHGQNFTRFHPVSGEVTGAYPKDARHYFMNCPNFGHGGDRKPLKCSNIKLNAATTDDGGRTYFFAGPIYIRVDTHRDGFHAFPITRAWKEANDGVDAVFSYDSKMYLIKGDQVYIYKADAHFTLIEGYPKTVKEELGIEGTVDAAFVCPTENIAHIIQGNSMRDVDLTATPRVISRDFPLPLSDIDAGLCGDDGIRLFKGSQFYYYESPRILAMGRIAPVASDITSALMGCED, from the exons ATGGAGCCGGTGATCACCAGAACTCTGATTCTGTTGGTGCTGGTCACCATCTCCACAGCAGCACCGCT ACAAGATGCAGCAGTAGAAG ATGGAGGCACTAGCCCTGCCGCTCCAGACAGATGTGGCGGTGTTGAATTCGACGCCATTGCTCCTAATGAAAAAGGAAACACTCTCTTCTTCAAAG GTGATCACGTGTGGAATGGCTTCACTGGTCCAGCTCAGCTCTCCAGTTTGCACTTTAAGGAACTGAGTGGTCCTATTAATGCCGCTTTCCGCATGCACAACACCGAAAACCCCAACGACCACGATCACATCTACCTTTTCCAG GATGATAAAGTGTACAGTTACTTTAACCAAACTCTGGAGGAAGGGTATCCAAAACAAATCCAAGAGGATTTTCCTGGAGTTCCCACTCACCTGGACGCTGCAGTGGAGTGTCCCAAAGGAGAGTGCATGGCTGATTCGGTTCTGTTCTTTAAAG GCCAGGATGTGCATGTTTATGATATTGCCACAAAAGCAGTGAAGACCAAGACATGGTCCCACCTGCCGTCCTGCACATCTGCTTTCCGCTGGCTCGAGCACTACTACTGTTTCCACGGACAGAACTTCACCCGCTTCCACCCCGTCTCAGGAGAGGTGACCGGCGCCTACCCCAAAGACGCCCGGCATTACTTTATGAACTGCCCCAACTTCG GTCACGGAGGAGATCGGAAACCTCTTAAATGCAGCAACATCAAACTGAATGCAGCCACCACAGACGATGGAGGCAGGACGTATTTCTTTGCAG GTCCGATCTACATTCGGGTTGACACACACCGTGACGGATTTCATGCCTTCCCAATAACCAGAGCGTGGAAGGAGGCGAACGATGGAGTTGATGCCGTTTTCTCTTACGACAGCAAAATGTACTTGATTAAG GGCGATCAGGTTTACATCTACAAAGCAGACGCTCACTTCACCTTGATTGAAGGCTACCCTAAAACTGTCAAGGAGGAGTTGGGCATTGAGGGAACTGTGGATGCCGCGTTTGTATGCCCAACTGAAAACATAGCTCACATAATTCAAg GGAACAGTATGCGTGACGTTGACCTCACCGCCACACCCAGGGTTATTAGCCGAGATTTCCCATTGCCGTTGTCTGATATAGACGCCGGTCTGTGCGGTGATGATGGGATAAGGTTATTTAAAGGCTCGCAGTTTTACTACTATGAAAGCCCCAGGATACTGGCGATGGGCAGGATCGCACCAGTGGCCTCAGACATCACCTCAGCGCTGATGGGATGTGAGGATTAG